AGAGGGAGACAGCTATCCGACAGAAAGCGAAATCCACGCCGCGCGCAAAGAGTGCCCTGAAGCGCCTGCAGACCATCCGGGCCGTCTATGATGCGCCTGACCGCGTGCGACGTAAATTCGGGCTGAAGCGTCGCCGCCTCAGCCCGAGTCAGAAATTGATCAGAATGTTCAGCCGGTCATTCGGCTGACGGCATCGCCGCCAGCCCAGATCCGGTTTACTTGTTCGGCTGCGCTGTGGTGCGAAGGTAAGGCTTGATCGTCTTGTAGCCCTTCGGAAACATCTTGTCGGCGTCCTCATTGGAAACGCTCGGCACGATGATCACGTCTTCACCATCCTGCCAGTTCACTGGCGTTGCGACCTTGTAGCCGTCGGTGAGTTGAAGCGAGTCGATCAGGCGCAGGATCTCATCAAAGTTGCGACCAGCGCTCGGCGGATAGATGATCGAGGCGCGGATCTTCTTCTTCGGGTCGATCACATAGACGGCGCGCACTGTCACTTTCGCATCCGCGTTCGGATGGATCATGTTGTACAGCGTCGCGATTTTCTTGTCCGGGTCGGCGATAAGAGGAAATTCCACTTTCGCGCCCTGGGTTTCCTCGACATCCTTGATCCACTCCTTGTGGTCCTCAAGGCTATCTGCGGAAATGACGATCGCTTTTGCGCCGCGCGCAGCCAGCTTGTCTTTCAGCTTTGCAGTATAGCCGATCTCTGTCGTGCAGACCGGGGTGAAGTCTGCCGGGTGGGAGAAGAAGACAACCCAGTCATCCCCGATCCAGTCGTGGAAGCTGATATTGCCTTCAGTCGTTTCGGCGTCGAAATCGGGTGCTGTATCACCTAGCAGAAGGCTCATGGCATTCTCCGTTGATTGCTATATCTTCGCCACACAGATTGGCGTCGACGGGCTGGAGGACAAGTTCAGGGTGCTGATTTCGGTCTTTAATTTTACTAAGGCCAAGCTGGCCGTCGAGCACGCATGAAACGTCTTATCCTGCTTCGCCATGCCAAGACCGAGCTCTGGAATGAGGGCGTTTCGGACCGGGACCGCAAGCTTGTGGCCCGCGGGCACAAGGATGCCGAAGCGATTGGCGATGAACTGAAGGCGAGAGGCTGGGTGCCGGACGCAGCGCTGGTCTCAACTGCGCGGCGGACGCGGGAAACATGGCGCCATCTGCACGACTTTTTTCCGGGCTGCGAGGCGACGCTTTCAGACGCGCTTTATCTCGCCAGCGTGCCGACCATTCTTGACCTGGTGACACTGGCTGCCCCCAAAGTTTCTACGCTTCTCGTCGTTGGGCATAATCCAGGCATGCACGAGGCCGCGCTGTCGATCCTTCAGAAGGCTGGCACTTCAGACGATATGGCAGCCCGTAAGCTGGGTGAGAAACTGCCAACCGGCACGGCTGTGCTTTTTGAGTCTGAGGAAGACGAAGCGTTCACACCGGTTCATTTCAGGATGATGGGCTGGATCAGGCCGAAAGCCCTTCGCGCCCAGATGTAGAACCGCCCTGCCGGGCGGGGCAGGGCGGTCTTTTTCAGGGCCCCGACAGGAGGGGCGCGATGAGAGTGAGAGTTCCTGCCGGGGTTGCCTGAAGCTTGATCAGACGCGTCCGGCAAGCCTGTTCTGGCGGCGGCGACGCTGGACCAGAAGCGTTGGCTTCCAATTTCCAGCATTGTCGTTAGCGGCCTTTCCGGACACGCGTCCGGCGGTGCCTGCGAGCACCGGCATCATGCCGGCTTTGGTCGCAGTCTGTTCCAGACGGGGTTGGCGGGTCTGGGAGGCGAGCGGTTGCATCTGATGTAACTCCTTCGTTGCAAGTTTCCGGTCTTTGGTGCCGGTTGGTTAGTTGTCTGCCGGGGCGGGTTTGTCTCTGTGCCGCCGACGAGATTGATCTAGCAACGAACTTATTGTTTTTCAATAAGCGATTATCGAAAAACAATGTGATTTCTTAGAATCTGTATATGATTCAGGGTGATAAAAATTACTGTTTTTCGATAAATGGGCTTCCGTCAGCCCTTTTTGGCTTCGCCGCGGCATCGTTTGGAGCAGTAAATCACCTCGTCCCAGACCGATTCCCACTTCTTGCGCCACGAAAAGGGGCGCTGGCAGACCGGACAGGTCTTCTGCGGAAGGTCGCTCTTACGGACCATTTTGTTGGCGGTGCGTTTTCTGTCTGCCATGAACCTTGCCTTCCTTGCCGGTAAACTAGGTCTTTGGCGGGAGCAGGAGAAGTCGCAATGACGATAGCAATCATCGGTGCAGGTGTCGCAGGCCTCAGCGCCGCAGCCAGTCTGAAGGCCGCAGGCCGCGAGGTCGTCCTCTTTGATAAAGGGAGAGGGGCAGGCGGTCGTCTGTCGACGCGGCGTGCCGCGTCTCCAATCGGAGAGGTCCGCTTCGATCATGGGGCGCAGTTCTTCACCGCGCGCGATGAGGGTTTCCGCAGACTGGTAAACGACCTTGAACAGCGCGGCCGCGTCGCAAAGTGGACGCCGAGGCGTGTCTCCCTCTCGAAGACGGATGGGGCCTGGAGTGCAGAGGCGCTGCAATCAGACGATGACTGGTATGTCGGCGCGCCGTCGATGAATTCGTTCGTAAAGGCGATGGCGGAAGGCCATGAGGTACGCTGGGGAGAACGCGCGACCGCGCTCTCGATCCGCGAGGATGGGCGATACGTACAGTTTGACCCGTCCGGGTGGCAGGGGCCGTTCGATGCGGTCATCCTCGCCATCCCCGCTGAGCAGGCGAAAGACCTGCTAGCTGAGACAAGCGCCAAACTTGCCAGTGAGGCCGCTGCGTCAGTGACGGCGCCTTGCTGGGCGGCGATGCTGGCCTTCAATAAACCTCTAGCGACAGGATGGGACGTGGCCGAGGTCGCCGGGTCGCCTTTGGGGCTTGCGGTACGCAACAGCTCTAAACCTGGCAGAGGTAATGAAGAGACCTTCGTTCTTCACGCCACGCCGGAATGGACGCGAGCGAATGTCGACATGGCAAGGGAGGATGTCGCTGCTGAGCTCAGCCGCCTCTTCTGTGAGATGACGGGCGCGCATGCACCTTTGCTCGCCGCAGCCCATCGCTGGCTCTATGCGAAGACAGAAACACCTTCCGCCAGTTCTTTTGGCTGGGATGAGGGTCAACGCATCGGCGTGATCGGCGACTGGCGAATTGCGCCGCGTATCGAGGCAGCGTGGCAAAGCGGACACGCACTGGCCAGCGCGTTGCTTGATTGAGCAGCCGCAACCTTGAATTAAGGAAACTTCCTGTTTCTATCGGCTCATGCACATGGGGGGCCGCGAAGACAATGTCGTCTGGCTGGAAACGGGCGACGAGAAACCAGCGGCCGGTGCGCCCCGGCTTCTGGAGGCGCTAGCCTTTTCGCAGGCCCTGCCGCCAATCCTCAGTGCCCGTGAGCGCCTGAGCAGATGGCAGTGGGAAGTCTTTGGCGCGTTCCTGACACTGATGATCATCATGCTCCTGCTGTGGCCCGTCCTCCTGGGGGTGGCCGCGAAAGTTGTGTTCTGGCTGCTCTTCTCTCTGACGGTCGTCTGGCGCCTCGCCCTGACCATTGTGGGCGCACTCGAGCGTCTCGCGGGGCCACGGCAGCCTCCGCTCACGGATGTTCCAGATGATGAGCTGCCAATCTATTCGGTCCTGATCGCGCTTCGCCATGAGCAGAACATGATGGAGCAGCTGGCGGCCAGTCTGAAAGCGATCAACTGGCCTGCCGAGCGGCTCGATATCCTGCTGCTGATCGAGGAGGATGACGTCTCAACCTATGACGCCGCGATGGAAGCCGACTTTCCCGTCGGGACTGTCTGCGTCACCATTCCACCCGGCGAGCCCATGACCAAGCCGCGCGCATTGAATTATGGGCTCGCCGCCGCTCTGGGTGAGTTCGTGACGGTCCTCGACGCCGAAGACCGCCCGCACCCCGACCAGCTGCGTGAAGCCTATGCTGCCTTCTCACAGCAGGGCGACGGCGTGCGCTGCGTGCAGGCCCCTCTCATTGCCAGCAATGGCGCCGATGGCTGGCTGCAGGCCCAGTGGACGCTGGAATATGCTGTACAGTTCGGCCTTCACGTTCCAGCACTCGCCAGCCTTGGACTGCCGGTCATGCTGGGCGGAACGAGCAATCATTTCCGCCGCCACGACCTCATCGCGTTTGGCGGCTGGGATGCGTGGAATGTGACGGAGGATGCTGACCTCGGTATCCGGATTGCGCGTCTTGGCGGGCGGACCGCAACCATCCGCTGTGAAACGCACGAGACCGCGCCAGAGTCCCTGCCGATCTGGACCAGCCAGCGCAGCCGCTGGATCAAAGGCTTCGTCCAGACCTGGCTCGTCTGTATGCGCACGCCTGCGACCCTGCTGCTGGAGCTCGGGCCGCTGCGTTGGACCAGCCTTCAGTTGACGCTTGGTGGTGCGATCGTCAGCGCGTTTCTCTATGGTCCGATGGTGCTGATGATCCTGCTGGGCACGCTGTTTCCGTCCCTATTCAACTACACGCCAGTGGACTTCGGCCTGTTCATGGCAGGCATGACAGGGTGCGTCGTCGCTGACTGCCTGGCACCCGGGAAGTGGACAGTATCGCGCGTCATTGCGATCGTGACGCGGCCTTTCTACTGGCCGCTGATGACCGCTGCGGCCGTCAAAGCAGTGATCGGGCTTGTCATGCGGCCTTTCTACTGGGCGAAGACGCCCCATATGCCATCGGCATAAAGCCGGGAATTAGCATGCTGGACTGGATTATCCCCATCGGGCTCATCGCCCTTTTCATTGCTATTATGGTCTATTCAAACCTGCGACTGGGCAAACCGCGGCGGGATGGTCGGCCAAACAAGCTGCCCTGGGGCATCATCATGGTGTTCTGCATGCTCGGCGTCTTCCTGATGGTCGTTCACCTCTTCAACCTTGCGGGCTTTGAGACCGGCCCGGAGCACAGCATTCTCGGACGTTTCTAACCATCAATCGGGTTCTGCTTGTCCTGAATTCGTTTCGGGTCTAGAACAAAAATAGAACAAAGGAGGTGGGAATGAGCAGGGACACTTTGAAATCAGTCGGTGAGACGCTCGTCGCGGCCAATAATGATGGCAGCTACAAGTCGTTGATCGACACGATCTATGACGCCAACTGCGTGTCAGTTGAGTCTGCGCCGCCGCCCCGTGGAAGCGCCGAAGCGAAAGGTCTGGATGCGATCCGCGGAAAATGGGCCTGGTGGGAAGACAATCACGAGGTTCATGAGACAAAAGCGAGTGGCCCTTACCTGCATGGCGATGACCGTTTCGGCGTCGTTTTCTCCATGGATGTGACCAATAAGGCCTCCGGTGAGCGCATTTCGATGCAGGAAATTGCTGTCTACACAGTGAAGGACGGCAAGATCGTGCGCGAGGAGTTCTTCTATTAGGCAGGATATTGGCGCGCATTTCTGATTGTGCGTCAGATCGCGCCTCTCGCAGCGTCGGGTCGTGACGCAGGCCTCTCCAGCAGGTATGTCACTAGCAGAAATGACAGGACAGCTTGAGGGAGCCGAAACAATGCCATTTGACGCGCCATCCGATCCAGAAGCCTTCCGCGAGAAAGTCCGCGGCTGGCTAGAAGAAAACTGCCCGGAATCCATGCGTACTCCGATGCCGGAAGACGAAGTCGTCTGGGGCGGCCGCCGTGAGAAGTTCAAGAACCCAGACTCAAAGGTCTGGCTTGAGCGTATGGCAAATCAGGGCTGGACGGCCCCGACCTGGCCAAAGGAATATGGTGGCGGCGGCCTCACCCGCGAGCAGGCCAAGATCCTCGAGCAGGAAATGGCGCGCATGGGTGCCCGTACGCCGCTCTTTTCCTTCGGCCTCTGGATGTTTGGTCCGGCCCTGATCGAGTTTGGCAATGAAGAGCAGAAGAAACGCTTCCTGCCGGACATCGTCCACGGCCGGACGCGTTGGTGCCAGGGCTATTCCGAGCCGGGCGCAGGCTCTGACCTTGCAGGTCTGCAGACCAAGTGCGAGGACAAAGGCGATCACTACCTGATCAACGGCCAGAAAGTCTGGACGTCCTATGCGAACGAGGCCGACTGGATTTTCTGTCTCGTGCGCACCGACAACACGGTGAAGCATGAGGGGATCAGCTTCATCCTGTTCGACATGGAAAGCGAAGGCGTCGAAACGCGCCCGATCAAGCTGATCTCAGGTTCGTCGCCTTTCTGCGAAACCTTCTTCTCTGACGTGAAAGTCCCCAAGGACCAGCTGGTCGGCGAAGTGAATGGCGGCTGGAAGATCGCCAAGCGCCTCCTCCAGCATGAGCGCTCCTCGATTTCGGCCAGCGGCTTCGGGTCTACACGTGGCACCGGCATGCTGGAGCTTGAAGAATACGCCAAGATCCATGTCGGCACTGATAGCGACGGCAAGCTGCTCGACGGCGACCTTCGCGGCCGCATCGCGGACCACCAGATGTATGCCAAGGCCTTCAACCTGACGGTCCAGCGCAGCCAGGTTCAGGCCAAGGCGGGCCAGGAAGTCGGCCACACTGCGTCCATCATCAAATACGCCGCGGCGAAGATGAACCAGGACAAGCACGAGCTGATGATCG
This genomic interval from Thalassovita mediterranea contains the following:
- a CDS encoding DUF2256 domain-containing protein, with translation MVRKSDLPQKTCPVCQRPFSWRKKWESVWDEVIYCSKRCRGEAKKG
- a CDS encoding acyl-CoA dehydrogenase family protein, with translation MPFDAPSDPEAFREKVRGWLEENCPESMRTPMPEDEVVWGGRREKFKNPDSKVWLERMANQGWTAPTWPKEYGGGGLTREQAKILEQEMARMGARTPLFSFGLWMFGPALIEFGNEEQKKRFLPDIVHGRTRWCQGYSEPGAGSDLAGLQTKCEDKGDHYLINGQKVWTSYANEADWIFCLVRTDNTVKHEGISFILFDMESEGVETRPIKLISGSSPFCETFFSDVKVPKDQLVGEVNGGWKIAKRLLQHERSSISASGFGSTRGTGMLELEEYAKIHVGTDSDGKLLDGDLRGRIADHQMYAKAFNLTVQRSQVQAKAGQEVGHTASIIKYAAAKMNQDKHELMIEALGTEGLGWEGEGFDRGAKMVTRGWLRSKGNSIEGGTSEINLNVVSKRVLGLRDHQ
- a CDS encoding peroxiredoxin, giving the protein MSLLLGDTAPDFDAETTEGNISFHDWIGDDWVVFFSHPADFTPVCTTEIGYTAKLKDKLAARGAKAIVISADSLEDHKEWIKDVEETQGAKVEFPLIADPDKKIATLYNMIHPNADAKVTVRAVYVIDPKKKIRASIIYPPSAGRNFDEILRLIDSLQLTDGYKVATPVNWQDGEDVIIVPSVSNEDADKMFPKGYKTIKPYLRTTAQPNK
- a CDS encoding NAD(P)-binding protein encodes the protein MTIAIIGAGVAGLSAAASLKAAGREVVLFDKGRGAGGRLSTRRAASPIGEVRFDHGAQFFTARDEGFRRLVNDLEQRGRVAKWTPRRVSLSKTDGAWSAEALQSDDDWYVGAPSMNSFVKAMAEGHEVRWGERATALSIREDGRYVQFDPSGWQGPFDAVILAIPAEQAKDLLAETSAKLASEAAASVTAPCWAAMLAFNKPLATGWDVAEVAGSPLGLAVRNSSKPGRGNEETFVLHATPEWTRANVDMAREDVAAELSRLFCEMTGAHAPLLAAAHRWLYAKTETPSASSFGWDEGQRIGVIGDWRIAPRIEAAWQSGHALASALLD
- a CDS encoding histidine phosphatase family protein, which gives rise to MKRLILLRHAKTELWNEGVSDRDRKLVARGHKDAEAIGDELKARGWVPDAALVSTARRTRETWRHLHDFFPGCEATLSDALYLASVPTILDLVTLAAPKVSTLLVVGHNPGMHEAALSILQKAGTSDDMAARKLGEKLPTGTAVLFESEEDEAFTPVHFRMMGWIRPKALRAQM
- a CDS encoding glycosyltransferase, with amino-acid sequence MGGREDNVVWLETGDEKPAAGAPRLLEALAFSQALPPILSARERLSRWQWEVFGAFLTLMIIMLLLWPVLLGVAAKVVFWLLFSLTVVWRLALTIVGALERLAGPRQPPLTDVPDDELPIYSVLIALRHEQNMMEQLAASLKAINWPAERLDILLLIEEDDVSTYDAAMEADFPVGTVCVTIPPGEPMTKPRALNYGLAAALGEFVTVLDAEDRPHPDQLREAYAAFSQQGDGVRCVQAPLIASNGADGWLQAQWTLEYAVQFGLHVPALASLGLPVMLGGTSNHFRRHDLIAFGGWDAWNVTEDADLGIRIARLGGRTATIRCETHETAPESLPIWTSQRSRWIKGFVQTWLVCMRTPATLLLELGPLRWTSLQLTLGGAIVSAFLYGPMVLMILLGTLFPSLFNYTPVDFGLFMAGMTGCVVADCLAPGKWTVSRVIAIVTRPFYWPLMTAAAVKAVIGLVMRPFYWAKTPHMPSA
- a CDS encoding nuclear transport factor 2 family protein translates to MSRDTLKSVGETLVAANNDGSYKSLIDTIYDANCVSVESAPPPRGSAEAKGLDAIRGKWAWWEDNHEVHETKASGPYLHGDDRFGVVFSMDVTNKASGERISMQEIAVYTVKDGKIVREEFFY